A part of Desulfobacter sp. genomic DNA contains:
- a CDS encoding lipopolysaccharide biosynthesis protein: MKKYDYIFNTDNVKSDLKRRSLKSGALTMGSQIIQFFLQLGSTMILARILSPEDYGINAMAYSLTGFAALFSNLGLSTATIQRSEINHKQVTNLFWINVAIGALITFIIAVFSPLVAKFYKTPEMLEVTLALSVIFFIGGLAVQHLALLNRQMDFYSITKIRVISLFSGFVVAIIAGYLSFGYWALVFNSITNVTVNTVACWIYCKWRPGKPNFKTEVRSMVKFGIDLVSFDVINYFSRNLDNILLGRYCGSSILGLYSKAYQLLMLPITNLRDPMARVVLPALSSLQNNPEQFTNYYLKYIGLLAFISMPLVAFMFVCSEQLIIFLLGNQWIGSSDLFKILAIAAFIQPVSSTTGILLVSLGNSKLYLKLGVLNAVVISLSFILGLPWEAKGIAVGYTLANYVLLFPNFFFAFKNSPVSIRNFYTKLKKPAMISIIMAGNCYWMVQTITVTPFISLCIFFIFSVSFYLSTFAIFSEGRKELKEYWSYLIQLRKKV, from the coding sequence TTGAAGAAATACGATTACATTTTCAATACTGATAATGTGAAATCAGATTTAAAAAGGAGATCGCTAAAAAGTGGTGCTCTGACAATGGGATCCCAAATAATTCAATTCTTTTTGCAGTTGGGATCTACAATGATTCTTGCCCGAATTTTAAGTCCGGAAGATTATGGTATCAATGCCATGGCATATTCGTTAACTGGATTTGCAGCCCTTTTTTCAAACTTAGGTTTATCAACTGCCACAATACAGCGCTCTGAAATCAATCATAAACAGGTAACCAATTTGTTTTGGATTAACGTTGCTATTGGGGCATTAATTACATTTATTATTGCGGTATTTTCACCATTAGTTGCAAAATTTTATAAAACACCAGAAATGTTAGAAGTCACATTAGCTTTATCTGTTATTTTTTTTATTGGCGGGTTGGCAGTTCAACATCTCGCGTTATTAAATAGACAGATGGACTTTTATTCAATTACAAAAATTCGTGTTATTTCCTTGTTCTCCGGTTTTGTTGTCGCAATTATTGCGGGTTATTTAAGTTTTGGTTACTGGGCATTGGTATTTAACAGTATTACAAATGTTACTGTCAATACGGTTGCTTGTTGGATATATTGCAAGTGGAGACCCGGAAAACCAAATTTTAAAACAGAAGTTCGTTCAATGGTTAAATTTGGTATAGATCTTGTTTCGTTTGACGTAATAAATTATTTTTCACGAAATTTGGATAATATACTATTAGGTCGTTATTGCGGTAGCTCTATTTTAGGTTTATATAGCAAAGCTTATCAATTATTAATGTTACCGATTACTAATTTACGTGACCCTATGGCACGTGTTGTTTTACCCGCTTTGAGTAGTTTGCAAAACAATCCCGAACAATTTACGAATTACTACTTAAAATACATTGGGTTATTAGCATTTATATCGATGCCGTTAGTTGCTTTTATGTTTGTTTGTTCTGAGCAACTAATCATTTTTTTACTTGGAAATCAGTGGATTGGTTCGAGTGACTTGTTTAAGATTCTGGCGATAGCCGCTTTTATTCAACCGGTGAGTAGTACGACAGGGATATTACTTGTTTCTCTCGGAAATAGTAAATTATACTTGAAGTTAGGCGTATTAAATGCAGTAGTCATAAGTTTATCATTTATACTTGGTTTGCCATGGGAGGCAAAGGGCATTGCTGTTGGATATACATTAGCTAATTATGTGCTTTTGTTTCCAAATTTTTTTTTCGCGTTTAAAAATAGTCCTGTAAGTATTAGAAATTTTTATACAAAATTAAAAAAGCCGGCAATGATAAGCATAATAATGGCAGGAAATTGCTATTGGATGGTTCAAACAATAACTGTGACCCCCTTCATTTCTTTGTGCATTTTTTTCATATTTTCTGTAAGTTTTTATCTAAGTACGTTTGCTATTTTTTCAGAAGGTAGAAAAGAATTAAAAGAGTATTGGTCTTATTTGATTCAATTACGAAAAAAAGTTTAA
- a CDS encoding glycosyltransferase yields the protein MDNKIPHILHVFDGFRCGGTELRTCKIINGLGNKFHHTICSINGNFDAAAYINPDIEYSLIHCPQKGIIYPVQIINIYKKLRQIKPDLLIAYAWGSIDWLIANLFDQVCPSIHAAEGFDDSEIRSEKYHRKLIRGFVFKRCCLIVTCSRLLKDMATDSWNVKKKNVIHIVNGVKVSHFKFNRVKKSHSDQTVRLGIVASLIKLKNHARLIHCLSQLPNELTYKLYVAGDGPELGALEKLTEELNLTQKIKFLGYLEDPTELLRKIDIFCFSSDIEQMPMAILEAMASGLPIVSTDVGDIKQMVSQANKKFIVKKNDEKTYVSAMWELIKNHELRQQLGLNNRSTAFQFYSEHSMIESYAMIYLKAISGSLSIKIKN from the coding sequence ATGGATAACAAAATACCGCATATTCTACATGTTTTTGATGGGTTTCGTTGTGGAGGGACGGAATTGCGTACTTGTAAAATTATTAATGGGCTTGGAAATAAATTTCATCACACTATATGTTCAATTAATGGTAATTTTGATGCTGCTGCTTATATTAATCCCGATATAGAATATTCTTTGATTCATTGTCCGCAAAAAGGCATAATTTATCCAGTACAAATTATAAATATTTATAAAAAATTAAGGCAAATAAAACCAGATTTACTTATAGCGTATGCTTGGGGATCAATAGACTGGTTGATTGCCAACTTGTTTGATCAGGTCTGTCCATCAATCCATGCCGCAGAAGGATTTGACGATTCTGAAATTAGATCAGAAAAATATCATAGGAAATTAATACGGGGATTTGTTTTTAAGCGGTGCTGCCTAATCGTGACATGCTCTCGCCTTTTAAAAGATATGGCAACTGATTCGTGGAACGTAAAAAAAAAAAATGTTATTCATATAGTAAATGGTGTGAAGGTTAGTCATTTTAAATTTAATCGGGTAAAGAAAAGCCACTCCGATCAAACTGTAAGGCTTGGAATAGTTGCTTCTTTGATAAAGCTTAAAAATCATGCTCGCCTGATTCATTGTTTATCCCAGTTGCCAAATGAATTAACATACAAACTGTATGTCGCAGGAGATGGTCCTGAGTTGGGGGCTCTGGAAAAATTGACCGAAGAACTCAACCTTACTCAAAAAATAAAATTTTTAGGTTATTTAGAGGATCCTACTGAGCTATTAAGAAAAATAGACATTTTTTGTTTTTCTTCCGATATTGAACAAATGCCAATGGCTATACTTGAGGCCATGGCTTCTGGTTTGCCAATCGTTAGCACAGATGTTGGCGATATTAAACAAATGGTGAGTCAGGCAAATAAAAAGTTTATTGTGAAAAAAAATGACGAGAAGACTTATGTCTCAGCTATGTGGGAACTAATAAAAAATCATGAGTTAAGACAGCAGCTTGGCCTAAACAACCGTTCAACTGCATTTCAATTTTATTCTGAACATAGCATGATAGAAAGCTATGCTATGATATATTTAAAGGCGATTTCTGGTTCGCTAAGCATAAAAATTAAAAATTAA
- a CDS encoding glycosyltransferase — MGKALLLKVTLKFGKNMLSDHSDTVPIKVLQLGSPMGLFGAERWILALIRHLNPVVIDSFVGVVKDDSRADLPDLYREAGEQGFKTVMFHTPGRVNLKSVTQLRRFIFKQKIQILHTHGYKQDAIGYLATRGTGCKIVSTPHGWSKNADFKLMCYEMLDRALFPFLDVVSPLSRELERNLLFLGRKLHYIGNGVDISEVDSHSGISEKMELWRKKEYFIIGYIGQLIPRKGIDILLRAVSELKEIPWRLAIVGSGEQKEYLCKLSEDLGISSQVRFFGFRDDRLSFLKGFDVFILPSRLEGIPRCLMEAMAAKVPIVASDIPGSNDLIDHNVNGLLFPEEDHATLGMTIERLSRDPRIRRSLALKARKDVEIRFSAVRMAREYEDLFKRLIA, encoded by the coding sequence ATGGGAAAAGCATTATTATTAAAAGTAACATTAAAATTTGGAAAAAATATGTTGTCTGATCATTCGGATACAGTACCGATAAAGGTTTTACAGCTTGGAAGCCCTATGGGCCTTTTCGGAGCGGAAAGATGGATATTGGCCCTGATTCGTCACTTGAATCCTGTCGTGATAGACTCTTTTGTGGGAGTGGTGAAAGATGATTCAAGGGCTGATTTGCCAGATCTTTACCGGGAAGCTGGGGAACAGGGATTTAAAACAGTAATGTTTCATACTCCAGGCAGGGTTAATCTGAAATCTGTTACTCAATTAAGGCGATTTATATTCAAACAAAAAATTCAAATATTGCACACCCACGGTTATAAACAAGATGCTATCGGTTATCTTGCCACAAGAGGAACGGGATGTAAGATTGTTTCAACACCCCATGGCTGGAGCAAAAACGCTGATTTTAAGCTTATGTGTTATGAAATGTTGGACAGGGCACTTTTTCCCTTCTTAGATGTTGTTTCTCCACTTTCCAGGGAGTTGGAAAGGAATCTTCTGTTTTTGGGAAGAAAACTTCATTACATAGGGAACGGAGTGGATATATCGGAAGTCGATTCCCATTCCGGAATATCCGAAAAAATGGAGTTGTGGAGAAAGAAAGAATATTTTATTATCGGATATATCGGCCAACTTATACCAAGAAAAGGTATAGACATTCTATTAAGGGCCGTATCAGAATTGAAGGAAATTCCGTGGAGGTTAGCTATAGTAGGTAGCGGTGAACAAAAAGAGTACCTCTGCAAGCTCTCAGAAGATCTTGGTATTTCAAGCCAAGTCAGATTTTTTGGATTTCGGGATGATCGATTGAGTTTTTTAAAGGGGTTTGATGTTTTTATTCTGCCATCCCGCCTGGAAGGTATCCCAAGATGTCTTATGGAAGCCATGGCTGCAAAGGTACCCATTGTTGCTTCAGATATTCCCGGAAGCAATGATTTGATTGATCATAATGTCAACGGACTGCTTTTTCCTGAAGAAGATCACGCTACTTTGGGTATGACTATTGAGCGTCTAAGTCGCGATCCGAGAATAAGACGATCGCTTGCCTTGAAGGCTAGAAAGGATGTTGAAATAAGATTTTCTGCCGTCAGGATGGCAAGGGAGTATGAAGATTTGTTTAAGAGACTAATTGCTTGA
- a CDS encoding glycosyltransferase family 4 protein — MRIGLDARVLTLPEMRGIANYILEILKFWPNMDDQFFFFYESGHIKGNLNINVKYKTICVPEPPGTRFKVWQWLAMPHVLDQLNVDVLWCPANIPIFTRKCKQVLTVHDTLLQESFRTHNLIDSVYFRKIIPFWVRHYVNRVITVSSFSKDRIYELFKIPKRKIRVIHNGLPTISPIYKNKKEAQENLWQTGIISNKYLYALGAESPWKNTENLILSFASIVRMGVDIDLVLTGIQNSILSKLQILVAQLNIEHRVKLVSYVDNVTRDALYQGAELFIYPSLFEGFGFPPLEAMKLGCPVIASDKASIPEVVGTGAILADCTDPNDLTDKVLFFLNNQNQKYKLIEKGNRNSNRFDWKKSATAHRLELLKVIT; from the coding sequence ATGAGAATTGGTCTTGATGCCAGAGTTCTGACACTTCCTGAAATGAGAGGGATCGCAAATTATATATTGGAAATTTTAAAGTTCTGGCCCAACATGGATGATCAATTTTTCTTTTTTTATGAGAGTGGTCATATAAAAGGTAATCTAAATATTAATGTTAAATATAAAACCATCTGTGTTCCCGAGCCACCCGGTACAAGATTCAAAGTATGGCAATGGTTAGCAATGCCACATGTTTTAGATCAACTTAATGTCGATGTTTTATGGTGCCCCGCAAACATTCCAATATTTACTAGAAAATGCAAACAAGTACTAACGGTTCATGACACGTTGTTGCAAGAATCGTTCAGAACGCATAACCTAATTGATAGCGTATACTTTAGAAAAATTATTCCATTTTGGGTGAGGCATTATGTCAATAGAGTAATAACAGTAAGTTCCTTTTCAAAAGACAGAATATATGAATTGTTCAAAATCCCAAAAAGAAAAATACGAGTAATTCATAATGGTCTTCCTACAATTTCTCCCATCTATAAAAATAAAAAAGAGGCTCAAGAAAACCTTTGGCAGACTGGAATTATTTCTAATAAGTATTTATATGCATTAGGAGCTGAAAGCCCTTGGAAAAATACAGAAAACTTAATTTTATCTTTTGCCTCTATTGTCCGGATGGGAGTTGATATTGATTTAGTTTTAACAGGGATTCAAAATAGCATTCTTAGTAAGTTGCAAATACTTGTGGCTCAACTCAATATAGAACATAGAGTGAAATTAGTATCTTACGTAGATAATGTAACCAGAGATGCTTTATATCAAGGGGCTGAACTGTTTATTTACCCATCTTTGTTTGAAGGATTTGGTTTTCCTCCTTTAGAAGCAATGAAATTAGGATGTCCAGTAATCGCTTCTGACAAAGCTAGTATCCCAGAGGTTGTCGGAACTGGTGCCATTTTGGCGGATTGCACAGACCCCAATGATTTAACAGACAAGGTTCTATTTTTTTTAAATAACCAGAATCAAAAATATAAGCTAATTGAAAAAGGCAATAGAAACTCTAATCGATTTGATTGGAAGAAGAGCGCTACAGCCCATCGTTTAGAATTACTAAAGGTAATAACATGA
- a CDS encoding glycosyltransferase family 2 protein — protein MAKKFSIIIATYNRAAILDQTLEHFVNLDFNKSDYELIIIDNNSCDDTKHIVEKFSSKLPIVYAFEKRQGQNFARNKAIEIANGELFVFTDDDITPQKNWLQEILSVTNRWTHVSIFGGRVLPVFPKESKLRITEASFSDFIFTNFNPLGCEGELCDLYPVSGNCWVRAALFKSGVHFNTTFGPKGRNRISGSEQEFFHRMIKRGEIAVFAPSVIVKHRIQMSQLKLKYLIKRAIAGGRGWVRIRNPFRKTPFLLGAPRFLYKVSLVSFGRTTFALLTGKNYLEPLLKLCEYVGCIYEYQTNKNLLVQD, from the coding sequence ATGGCGAAAAAATTTTCTATTATTATTGCTACTTACAATAGAGCGGCTATATTGGATCAAACGTTAGAACATTTTGTCAATCTTGATTTTAATAAATCGGACTATGAACTCATAATTATAGATAATAACAGTTGCGATGATACAAAACATATAGTCGAAAAATTTAGTAGCAAATTACCAATTGTATATGCATTTGAAAAGCGACAGGGACAAAATTTTGCTAGAAATAAAGCAATAGAGATTGCTAATGGTGAGTTATTTGTTTTTACTGACGATGATATTACACCCCAAAAAAATTGGCTTCAAGAAATTCTATCTGTAACTAACAGATGGACACATGTGAGTATTTTTGGAGGCCGAGTGTTACCAGTCTTTCCTAAAGAATCAAAATTGAGAATTACGGAGGCATCGTTTTCTGATTTTATTTTTACTAACTTTAATCCATTAGGTTGCGAAGGTGAGCTTTGTGATCTATATCCTGTTAGTGGAAATTGTTGGGTAAGAGCCGCATTATTCAAATCTGGAGTCCATTTTAACACAACTTTTGGGCCTAAAGGCCGAAATCGTATATCCGGAAGTGAGCAGGAATTTTTTCATCGTATGATCAAAAGAGGTGAAATAGCTGTGTTCGCTCCCTCAGTTATTGTTAAGCATAGAATCCAAATGTCACAGCTTAAATTAAAATATTTGATAAAAAGGGCAATCGCAGGAGGTCGGGGATGGGTTCGTATTCGCAACCCGTTTAGAAAGACACCTTTTTTATTGGGGGCTCCTCGTTTTTTATATAAAGTTTCTTTAGTTTCTTTTGGTAGAACAACGTTTGCTTTACTAACTGGGAAAAATTATTTGGAACCTTTGCTTAAATTATGCGAGTATGTTGGATGTATTTACGAGTATCAAACAAACAAAAATCTTTTAGTTCAGGACTAA
- a CDS encoding O-antigen ligase family protein has translation MGKLLLLITLVFTALKAILHPWAGIVAYYLLSFLGPQYIWYWNFEGLRVTLITSIFTMIGVFISIIRGKYNYKFLMNGHNLVIMFLWLFIFISYYCGPYVSADSSSGLSSQRIFYITNIIFLLFFFAVLEMNTISKLRYLTIVLSISTIYLIYWANLQYFSQNWKQFYLGRLMGPSNINGSGMYKDENIFAVLFVVGLPFIFYWGKELNKWFQYGLWAIIPMGWHAVFLTGSRGGLLGILTVIFCELVLSRKKVFVLPIILFFVLFYHWQAGNVLSERTTTIVNFEGESSAENRLYAWAGGLRMALAFPLTGVGLGGFANAGPEFYGRSMVAHNTFVQYAAESGIGAGIAYILIIVFFFKHSWKLHYYCLLYKNDQVFQKINLYNKASTTSFSGLVVCSIFLSLNIYDLFFILVLYNNALYNIALRHKLAIS, from the coding sequence TTGGGAAAACTTTTACTTTTAATTACATTGGTATTTACGGCCTTAAAGGCTATTTTACATCCTTGGGCAGGCATTGTTGCATATTATTTGTTATCTTTTCTTGGCCCTCAATATATCTGGTATTGGAATTTTGAAGGCCTGCGGGTAACATTAATTACTTCAATTTTTACTATGATAGGGGTTTTCATTTCTATTATTCGTGGGAAATATAATTATAAGTTTTTAATGAATGGTCATAATCTTGTAATTATGTTCCTTTGGTTATTTATTTTTATATCTTATTATTGTGGGCCGTATGTTTCTGCTGATAGTTCATCAGGATTAAGCTCCCAGAGGATATTTTATATAACTAATATAATATTTTTGTTATTTTTCTTTGCTGTTTTGGAAATGAATACAATTTCAAAATTGCGATATTTAACTATCGTACTATCAATATCAACAATCTATCTGATTTATTGGGCAAATCTTCAATATTTTTCTCAAAATTGGAAACAGTTTTACTTGGGGCGCCTCATGGGGCCATCTAATATTAATGGGAGCGGGATGTATAAAGATGAAAATATTTTTGCAGTATTATTTGTGGTCGGGCTTCCATTTATATTTTATTGGGGAAAAGAATTAAATAAATGGTTTCAATATGGTTTATGGGCAATCATTCCTATGGGGTGGCATGCTGTTTTTTTAACCGGTTCAAGAGGAGGATTGCTTGGAATTTTGACCGTTATTTTCTGTGAGTTGGTTCTGTCTAGAAAAAAGGTCTTCGTGTTACCTATTATTTTGTTCTTTGTTTTATTTTATCATTGGCAAGCAGGGAATGTTCTTAGCGAAAGAACTACTACTATTGTTAATTTTGAAGGGGAAAGTTCTGCTGAAAACCGACTATATGCTTGGGCTGGTGGATTGAGAATGGCATTAGCATTTCCTTTAACGGGTGTTGGCTTGGGGGGATTTGCAAATGCAGGGCCTGAATTTTATGGAAGATCGATGGTTGCCCATAACACATTTGTGCAGTATGCGGCCGAATCTGGGATTGGGGCTGGAATAGCATATATACTAATAATAGTATTTTTTTTTAAGCACTCTTGGAAGCTTCATTATTATTGTTTATTGTACAAAAATGATCAGGTGTTCCAAAAAATTAATTTGTATAACAAAGCAAGCACTACTTCTTTTTCCGGATTGGTTGTCTGCTCCATTTTTCTAAGTTTAAACATATATGATTTGTTTTTTATTTTAGTTTTGTATAATAATGCTTTGTATAATATTGCACTCCGTCATAAACTCGCTATATCATAA
- a CDS encoding glycosyltransferase family 4 protein yields the protein MKKVLILEEGPGFGGALMSLKCLLDNWKDRNYIFYVITNYPQNYIQSNNYIKKVVQIPRKRIYGPNSKLEFYLYKMIGNKSGPVAYIVDRVTFCNSYVNKLVRFIRTNKINLVHLNNWPLLNDGGVFAAKKANVPVLMHVRGMEYKSRLISWITKKADHIIAISEYIKKEIESLGVKERKISVVRNAVDFDFFSYNSDGSKFKKHYGINDDFSLIGIVGCLVDWKGHMFFLEACAELFKNVPVRAVIIGDSPDGNQSYKARLLKYAEKLGISDKIYFVGHVKNVAEAMAACSVLVHASTEPEPFGRVIIEAMALSKPVVATSPGGPSEIIQNKVDGLLIKPRDSLAMAEAINSILSNKQFSKQLGYNAHLKIVNQYNADIYVNGVLKAYQEILNA from the coding sequence ATGAAAAAAGTTTTAATTTTAGAGGAAGGGCCAGGATTTGGCGGGGCTTTAATGAGTTTAAAGTGTTTATTAGACAATTGGAAAGATCGTAATTATATTTTTTATGTAATTACCAATTATCCACAAAATTATATCCAATCCAATAATTATATAAAAAAAGTTGTCCAAATACCTAGAAAAAGAATATATGGGCCAAATTCAAAACTGGAATTTTATTTATATAAAATGATTGGCAACAAGAGTGGACCAGTAGCCTATATCGTTGATCGGGTAACTTTTTGCAATTCCTATGTGAACAAACTTGTTCGTTTTATTCGTACCAATAAAATTAATCTTGTTCATTTAAACAATTGGCCATTATTGAACGATGGTGGGGTTTTTGCCGCAAAGAAGGCAAACGTACCTGTTTTAATGCATGTTCGTGGTATGGAGTATAAAAGTAGATTAATCTCATGGATAACTAAAAAAGCTGATCATATTATTGCCATATCAGAATACATAAAAAAAGAAATAGAATCTTTGGGTGTTAAAGAAAGAAAAATATCAGTGGTTAGAAATGCTGTCGATTTTGATTTCTTTTCTTATAATTCAGATGGGAGTAAATTTAAAAAACATTATGGAATAAATGATGATTTTTCATTAATTGGAATTGTCGGTTGCTTAGTGGACTGGAAAGGGCATATGTTTTTTTTAGAAGCTTGTGCCGAACTTTTTAAAAACGTTCCAGTTCGGGCAGTTATAATAGGCGATTCACCTGATGGTAATCAAAGTTATAAAGCAAGACTACTAAAGTATGCTGAGAAATTAGGAATTTCGGATAAAATTTATTTTGTTGGCCACGTCAAGAACGTGGCTGAGGCTATGGCTGCCTGTAGTGTCCTTGTTCATGCCTCAACCGAACCGGAACCATTTGGTAGAGTTATTATAGAAGCGATGGCTTTGTCAAAGCCGGTCGTAGCAACATCACCTGGAGGGCCGAGTGAAATTATTCAAAACAAAGTTGACGGTTTACTGATAAAACCTCGTGATTCATTAGCAATGGCGGAGGCAATAAATTCGATATTGAGCAATAAGCAATTTAGTAAACAATTGGGGTATAATGCACATTTAAAAATTGTTAATCAATATAACGCTGATATATACGTGAATGGCGTACTAAAAGCATATCAAGAGATTCTGAATGCATAG
- a CDS encoding glycosyltransferase: MLPNVDVVIPVYNEEKYLGRCLAALTNIEYPKDRLNIIVADNYSEDRSVEIAYGHRVSVKRVKKYSIARTRNVGANGSCADIIAFIDSDCVVGHEWLKKAVRHFTDSEVVATGSYPTVIEDEVNLFQKTWSRLCRGNPKKSCKVDWLSTQNLILRRSAFECLGGFNENLVTCEDVDLGYRLSKIGAIVNDPNIIVYHLREPENSVEFWKKEFWHSIGNFQGVFSHGIRISEIPSLLMPVVFLIGFWISVFGIASVSPITLIAGCLLMFCPPLFYSTIKYSKGMNKKMVLWLYCVYFSARSASLFYDTLKLFKHLRIWRHVTG, from the coding sequence GTGTTGCCTAATGTTGATGTTGTTATTCCCGTTTACAATGAGGAGAAATATCTGGGCAGATGCTTGGCCGCGTTGACAAATATTGAATACCCAAAGGATAGGCTCAACATCATTGTTGCAGATAACTATTCCGAAGACCGGAGTGTTGAAATTGCATATGGACATCGGGTTTCTGTAAAACGGGTAAAGAAATATTCCATTGCAAGAACCCGCAATGTCGGAGCTAATGGCAGTTGTGCAGATATTATAGCTTTTATTGACAGTGACTGTGTGGTTGGACATGAATGGCTTAAAAAAGCAGTCCGCCACTTTACCGATTCCGAGGTCGTTGCGACTGGATCATACCCCACCGTTATTGAAGATGAGGTTAATCTGTTTCAGAAAACCTGGTCTAGGTTATGCCGGGGAAACCCGAAAAAGTCTTGTAAAGTAGACTGGCTATCTACTCAAAATTTAATTCTCCGCCGTTCGGCTTTTGAATGCTTAGGTGGATTCAATGAAAATTTGGTTACATGTGAAGATGTAGATCTGGGTTATCGCCTGTCTAAAATCGGAGCCATTGTTAATGATCCGAATATCATCGTATATCATCTGCGGGAACCTGAGAACTCAGTTGAGTTCTGGAAAAAGGAATTTTGGCATTCCATTGGTAATTTTCAAGGTGTATTCTCACATGGCATTCGAATTTCAGAAATTCCCAGTCTTTTGATGCCTGTGGTTTTCTTAATCGGGTTTTGGATCTCCGTTTTTGGAATCGCCTCAGTCAGCCCAATCACTTTGATTGCCGGTTGCCTTTTGATGTTTTGCCCTCCTCTTTTCTACAGCACAATCAAATATTCAAAAGGGATGAACAAAAAAATGGTTTTGTGGCTTTATTGTGTATATTTTTCGGCAAGGTCTGCGAGTTTGTTTTACGATACCTTAAAACTGTTCAAACATCTTCGGATCTGGAGGCATGTAACTGGTTGA
- a CDS encoding acyltransferase codes for MKQWIDLLMRVVSFPFFLFYLLQRVFFGPRKAFSAMMQTVSLFPGVTGEWFRRGVLKWITFNRLTDCCISFGTTFSDPRVSIGNGVYIGTRCDIGFAHIGQDCIIGSGVHIISGQKQHFFEATDVPIRDQGGMFAKVTIGENSWIGNGALISADVGKGCVIGTGSVVVSSIKDFAVAAGNPARVIRTRK; via the coding sequence ATGAAACAGTGGATAGACCTGTTGATGCGTGTGGTTTCTTTCCCATTTTTTTTATTTTATCTGCTTCAACGAGTGTTTTTTGGCCCAAGGAAGGCCTTTAGTGCGATGATGCAGACTGTGTCATTGTTTCCAGGTGTCACGGGTGAGTGGTTCCGGAGAGGGGTTTTAAAATGGATCACTTTTAACCGGCTAACTGATTGCTGTATAAGTTTTGGAACAACTTTTTCCGACCCCAGGGTGAGTATCGGGAACGGGGTTTATATCGGCACTAGGTGTGATATCGGATTTGCTCATATTGGGCAGGACTGCATTATCGGGAGTGGCGTTCATATAATAAGCGGTCAAAAGCAGCATTTTTTTGAAGCCACAGATGTTCCCATCAGGGACCAGGGAGGAATGTTTGCGAAAGTTACCATTGGAGAAAACTCATGGATTGGTAATGGCGCGTTGATTTCCGCTGATGTAGGTAAAGGATGCGTGATTGGGACCGGTAGTGTTGTAGTGTCTTCTATTAAGGATTTCGCAGTGGCTGCAGGAAATCCCGCAAGAGTGATTCGAACCAGAAAGTAA